The following DNA comes from Ricinus communis isolate WT05 ecotype wild-type chromosome 10, ASM1957865v1, whole genome shotgun sequence.
gaagggcATTTTGGAGATTAAACAAGATGACTTACAGCATCTTTATGTTACCCAGTTTGGTAAGTTCCCTTGGTATTCTACCAGTCAGTCTATTACTGTTCAGTCTTCTGCATGGACATTACGTAAACAATCAGGCAAAGCCAGACCCACAGTAGTACGTCAAAGGAGTGAAGGGAGACTGACACTAAGCTAGTGGCCAACTAATTGATTCTGATCAAAGGACTAAGAATCTCTTCCAAAAACAAGGAAAAGATAGAAAGAAATGCTTACAGGAATTTGATATTGGCGAGTTTAGATAGAGAAGCAGGTATGGACCCAGTGAGGTTATTGTTGTAGAGGTCCAGACTCACTAGGCTCTTCAAGTTCCCAAGCTCCTTCGGTATTGGACCCACCAGTTCATTCATGTACAGTTCCCTTCACAGTGGACAAAAACCAACCAACTCTTGCTGTTATATTAAATTGAGTATAGTATTGTATGTGTGTATATGACATAAAGAAAGCAGCCTTTTCTTGCAAGGAAATTATAGATTCCGTACAGAAATTGTTAAATGATATCTCCTCTATTCATGTGCAATTTAACACCAATATCTATCAGAGCCTATATGATCGGATAGCGATGGCTATATAGCAGGTGGGTAGGTGATGACTATCATAAATGTTGTGAATTCAGGATCAACCAGTTAAAcaaaacaaatctcatctatTTTATACCTCCTGTTAGCCATTTCTGTCTGTAAGACAGATTAAGCCAGGCTGAGAAGAAAAACACAAGCCAAATCACCTAATATAGATTTCAGAACAAATAcgtaaaaattagtaaaagctGAAGCATGTGCTTACAGATATTGAAGACGCTCAAGTTTCCCCAACTCCGGTACTAGACTGCCCGACAGCTTTGCATTTCCAAGGTCCCTGCATGTTTCCGAATTTATACTTACTCATATTTGCATTAGAGATACAATAAAATGGAAGAGCACgcatattgattttttaagaTAGGACAGTGAGAGTTGAATTTTGAATCTCCCATCTCTTGCTGCATCACACACTTGACATCTACTGCCAAATCTTgattttacttaattaaccGGTAATAACATTATtgaatgttttttctttttggccaattctttctttttcaagatGTTATGAGTGGGGTAAAAGGTGAAATACGGAAAATATGGTCAAAACTGAAGGCTTTTGTCCGTACTCTCTAGATTATGTTTTATGGTGGGTTAACTGGCTTATCAGATATTAAGTACTCAAGTAATTATGGCCATGGTGATTTCTTGATGAGACAAAAAATTAGGACAGATTGTTTTAAAGGTTCCAAGTGAAAGGAAGCAAGTAACCAAAAAAACCACtaaatacaaaagtaaaaaagacaATAAATTAAGAGGGTCTGGTGGGAAtggacaaaaaaaaaaaagataacagaAACATTTGAATATGAAAGgaataaaagagagaaagagagagatgaATATGAAAGCTTACAGACGGGTGACCCGATTATCGGTGTCACATGTGACGTGAAACCAAGTACATGGATCCACCAAGGTCGGATCCCAGCTTTGCAGAACGAGTCCTGGATCCTTCACTGCTCTCCTCAAGGCGTATAGAGCATCACCTGTTGTTCATGTTAGTAAACaaaatattcaagaaaagCACTCGACAATCCATATCCACACCCACATAACAagatcaagaaagaaagaaagtaaatatatatgttaccCTCTAAGTTTGCATTTGTAGGTGCTGCAATCATTGAAAGAGGAACAAGAAGCAGAAGATGAAGGAAAGTGCAAAGCTCCATGTCAGTTAACACTTCAAAAGCTGTTCTTGAAGGCCTATATAGAGTCAAGATGGTTATATATAAATGGTGCTGTTAAAGAGAGCAAAAGAGAGAGCGAGGGATTTAGTAGTTTAAAGAATTGAAATAGAATCAAACTTTTGTTGGAAGAATATTTATAGAGCCCATAAAAAGAATTGATCATTTTATGTCTGGAGActttggaaaaaaagaaaaatttgaaagaGCAAAAGGGTGGTTGCAAAAAGTGTTAATGagggtggtggtggtggtggtggtggtgagtAGTCAAAATTGTTTAGTTGTTTTCATGCAAATCCGATTGCATGTCCAAAACTACCCTTACTTTAACATTACTTGGACGATTTTGTCCTCATTGCGTGTGTAATCTACATATTCCTTTTCTGCCATTGCTGGACAAAGCCAGTAACTTTGTTAGTGTACCAAGCAGCATATTATGTTGCAGCTTACAGGAGAGTGTTGTTCACCTAGGACCACTTTtggtccttttcttttttttcacaATTTACTGTTGGACCCAACTCAAGTTCAGATAGGGATAATCATAACTAACTTTATAAagtcaatttaattttctttaacaaTTTTTAGAGGTTATTTTAGTTCAGGAATTTGACACAtcttatagttttttttactaaataattatattaaaatatttaatacaaatttaaaaataattgatttagttTCGATCAGCTAACgattatatcaattttattttaaaaaattttcttatGAGTTGATAACTGatcatatctttttattatttttatattattatttttattaaaatctattaaaataatttattttaaattaattttatatgattaaattttatattttataattaattattatttttaattattaaataattatattatttatattatgatatttaaaattataaatttttattagtaaaatttaaatttaaattttacttttaaaataatttttataaatatttttaataatagatacaattgagctaaagagaattaactatattttttaaaattattataaattattttattaatttgtatcattaaatataatataatatacttaataataaatggtgatttagcatattaaaaattttcattaataaaggACAGTTAATAGTCACCTTGGATTACTGCTTAAAACTTTAATCTTAAAATGCAACACTACACTAGTttaaatttagagattaaataaaatagccTTAAATATGCTTTATCGTATTTCAGTagttacaaaattaattatattaagtaACTTGGTTGTCGTAATAGTAATCTCCGAAGCTTAATTAATCAAACTTATGGGACGTCTATTATCTTTAACAAAAGGTGAGCCCTTAGATTTGCCCTCTTGGATCCTCTTCAGAAAAGCAAATGGCCCACTTCACAAGAGCATTTTTCAACAGTAAAAGATAATAGCAGGAGAGGGATGGTTCATGTATAGTTGAATGCAGTAAATTTGGAAGTTTGTCCGAGGCAGAGAACTGAGGATAGAGGAGAATATGAGAGATAGAAACTTGTCCCCATTCCAAAGTCTCAATGTTCCCCAAGCACCACATAAATAAGATTATATAATACATATGCAGTTTCTATTATATGTTTTCCTGTTTTGTGGGCATATCTTGAAATGGAGATATGGACAATTGTTTAAACCACATACAGCCACAGGCATACGAGAATATTTCTTACTTTGAAATGCGTGGTGGTCTGTCTCACATTCATACactaattacatatataatctTAATTATCTCTTTATATACACGTAATCTCTCTCACTTACTGCCTCCTTTTATTCCAGAAAATTCTTAATTAGGGTTCgctttattttatctaaatagtaatttagtttaaaatatatgtgCCTAGATTCCGCACTGAATGCCCAATTGAAAACaaccatttctttctttttattttttaaagaataagtCAACTGTGCATGCCTTCAGAATTATTCCTTCCCATGCATGCAACATCTTCCCAATTATGCTCatcttcctttccttttctgttttttaatataaatataaacatatatattctGAATAGTTATTGGGTTTTGTTTAGATTATTCATTTCCTAAtaaccaaaattaaaataggcacaatttggccaaataTATAAAGTTGAAGGGGGGGAAACAGACAGAGATGAATTGGATTAGGTCCACCAGGAAGCAAAGAGATGTGATTGTTACCATGTGAGACTCGTCTTTTAAAGCTTTCAAGGGAATTGAGTATATTTGCAGTAGagataacaataataataataataataagaagaagaagaaggatccATCATTTGTTTTGGGTCTTTTGACTTCAATCTCATTTGGTCTTTCTTTTGCATGTGCATTTTAACAGAAAACGTTAGTGGGAGAGACACTACCCCAAAAAAAGAA
Coding sequences within:
- the LOC8275017 gene encoding leucine-rich repeat protein 1; this translates as MELCTFLHLLLLVPLSMIAAPTNANLEGDALYALRRAVKDPGLVLQSWDPTLVDPCTWFHVTCDTDNRVTRLDLGNAKLSGSLVPELGKLERLQYLELYMNELVGPIPKELGNLKSLVSLDLYNNNLTGSIPASLSKLANIKFLRLNSNRLTGRIPRELTKLGNIKMLDVSNNDLCGTIPTSGSFSKFSEESFVNNPRLEGPELMGFVRYDAGGSC